A single region of the Malus sylvestris chromosome 8, drMalSylv7.2, whole genome shotgun sequence genome encodes:
- the LOC126633209 gene encoding uncharacterized protein LOC126633209, whose translation MQPQQFSRIDLGDLKAQIVKRIGADRSKRYFYYLNRLLSQKLSKKEFDKLCHRVLGSENLPLHNHFIRSVLKNACHAKTPPPVFSSVPAKPGIQAANSSPSREDGQEQSLFPHQNQNVPGWSNGVLPVSPRKGRSGIRERKLRDRPSPLGPNGKVDSASHHSTGLEDNGGKVIVENGDVHPFDYQRPMQHLQPVAELPESERDGAVGERPRIHSKDQADVAVIDHEEEGEQSNSLSFPRSPLLAPLGIPLYPASVGGAHKAFPVGSSCDIVSYYDSGGLSDTETLRKRMEQIAAAQGLGGVSTECANMLNNVLDVYLKRLIRSCVELVGARSTPEPKKNAAPKQQQQIQGKIINGMWPSNHMHMQSSSGPVEEQRPQCSISFLDFKVAMELNPQQLGEDWPLLLEKICMQAFEE comes from the coding sequence ATGCAACCTCAGCAGTTCTCTAGAATTGATTTGGGTGATCTGAAAGCACAGATAGTGAAGAGAATTGGGGCCGATAGGTCAAAGCGGTATTTTTATTACTTGAATAGGTTGTTGAGTCAGAAGCTGAGCAAGAAAGAATTTGACAAGTTGTGTCACCGGGTGCTCGGGAGTGAGAACTTGCCACTGCACAATCATTTTATACGGTCAGTCTTGAAGAATGCATGCCACGCAAAGACCCCACCACCAGTCTTTTCATCGGTTCCTGCAAAACCTGGGATACAAGCTGCAAACAGTTCTCCAAGTAGAGAAGATGGGCAGGAACAAAGCCTCTTTCCGCATCAAAATCAAAATGTACCTGGTTGGTCGAATGGGGTATTGCCGGTGTCCCCACGAAAGGGTAGGTCCGGGATACGCGAACGGAAGCTAAGGGATAGGCCAAGCCCACTTGGACCAAATGGGAAGGTAGATAGTGCATCACATCATTCCACGGGTTTAGAGGATAATGGTGGTAAGGTTATTGTGGAAAACGGGGATGTGCATCCATTTGATTATCAGAGACCAATGCAACATCTTCAACCTGTTGCTGAGCTCCCTGAGAGTGAAAGAGATGGTGCAGTTGGGGAAAGACCACGGATACACAGCAAAGACCAGGCTGACGTAGCTGTTATTGATCACGAGGAAGAGGGAGAACAATCAAACAGCTTGAGTTTCCCAAGAAGTCCTCTACTTGCGCCACTGGGGATCCCGCTCTACCCAGCCAGCGTAGGTGGGGCCCACAAAGCTTTTCCAGTTGGTAGCAGCTGTGATATTGTTAGCTATTATGACAGTGGGGGATTGTCCGATACGGAAACACTTAGAAAACGCATGGAGCAGATTGCTGCAGCACAGGGTCTTGGTGGAGTTTCTACAGAATGTGCCAATATGCTGAATAATGTGTTGGATGTATACTTAAAGCGATTGATTAGATCCTGCGTTGAGTTGGTGGGAGCAAGGTCTACACCAGAGCCAAAAAAGAATGCTGCAccaaagcagcagcagcagattCAAGGAAAGATTATCAATGGCATGTGGCCAAGCAATCACATGCATATGCAGAGCAGCAGTGGACCCGTGGAAGAgcaaagacctcagtgttcaATATCTTTCCTTGATTTTAAGGTTGCAATGGAGCTAAATCCACAGCAACTTGGAGAGGATTGGCCGTTGCTGCTGGAGAAGATTTGTATGCAAGCATTCGAGGAATGA